Proteins encoded within one genomic window of Arachis ipaensis cultivar K30076 chromosome B08, Araip1.1, whole genome shotgun sequence:
- the LOC107613091 gene encoding psbP domain-containing protein 5, chloroplastic isoform X1, protein MASFEDELNAYSYLYPVELPSKKFVFKWVESRKPERYSSAAPLSPDARLRIVSERVDIIDNLIISVTIGPPNSSIIKTTDKSKWTAREVADSVLSDKSALRVTSSQRLAESSVLDTHSGEIDGEPYWYYEYLVRKSPIKVTPDSSVFRHYLASTAERDGYFYSISASTLSPQWEKMGPFLEKSVSSFRLLKPTENYVPPYKDPWRFW, encoded by the exons ATGGCTTCCTTTGAAGATGAATTAAATGCCTATTCTTATCTCTACCCGGTTGAGTTGCCATCTAAGAAATTTGTCTTCAAATG GGTAGAATCACGAAAGCCTGAGCGATACTCTTCAGCTGCGCCACTTTCTC CTGACGCTCGCCTGCGCATTGTATCGGagcgtgttgatattattgataatcttaTCATCTCTGTCACG ATAGGTCCCCCAAATTCGAGCATTATAAAAACAACGGATAAGAGTAAATGGACTGCAAGAGAGGTTGCTGATTCGGTTTTATCTGACAAATCAGCACTG CGAGTTACCTCCAGTCAGCGCTTAGCTGAGAGTTCAGTTCTTGATACGCATTCCGGGGAA ATTGATGGGGAGCCTTATTGGTATTATGAATACCTTGTTCGCAAATCACCAATAAAAGTT ACACCGGATTCAAGTGTCTTTCGCCACTATCTTGCTTCAACAGCTGAAAGAGATG GTTATTTCTATTCTATCAGTGCTTCAACTCTTAGCCCACAGTGGGAAAAG ATGGGGCCTTTCCTTGAAAAATCAGTGAGCTCGTTCCGCCTTTTAAAGCCAACGGAAAATTATGTTCCTCCTTataaagatccttggagattttggtga
- the LOC107613091 gene encoding psbP domain-containing protein 5, chloroplastic isoform X2 — MPILISTRLSCHLRNLSSNESRKPERYSSAAPLSPDARLRIVSERVDIIDNLIISVTIGPPNSSIIKTTDKSKWTAREVADSVLSDKSALRVTSSQRLAESSVLDTHSGEIDGEPYWYYEYLVRKSPIKVTPDSSVFRHYLASTAERDGYFYSISASTLSPQWEKMGPFLEKSVSSFRLLKPTENYVPPYKDPWRFW, encoded by the exons ATGCCTATTCTTATCTCTACCCGGTTGAGTTGCCATCTAAGAAATTTGTCTTCAAATG AATCACGAAAGCCTGAGCGATACTCTTCAGCTGCGCCACTTTCTC CTGACGCTCGCCTGCGCATTGTATCGGagcgtgttgatattattgataatcttaTCATCTCTGTCACG ATAGGTCCCCCAAATTCGAGCATTATAAAAACAACGGATAAGAGTAAATGGACTGCAAGAGAGGTTGCTGATTCGGTTTTATCTGACAAATCAGCACTG CGAGTTACCTCCAGTCAGCGCTTAGCTGAGAGTTCAGTTCTTGATACGCATTCCGGGGAA ATTGATGGGGAGCCTTATTGGTATTATGAATACCTTGTTCGCAAATCACCAATAAAAGTT ACACCGGATTCAAGTGTCTTTCGCCACTATCTTGCTTCAACAGCTGAAAGAGATG GTTATTTCTATTCTATCAGTGCTTCAACTCTTAGCCCACAGTGGGAAAAG ATGGGGCCTTTCCTTGAAAAATCAGTGAGCTCGTTCCGCCTTTTAAAGCCAACGGAAAATTATGTTCCTCCTTataaagatccttggagattttggtga